The Thalassotalea psychrophila genome window below encodes:
- a CDS encoding formylglycine-generating enzyme family protein, translated as MKKFLSKVNLKLTCFTIFFIVLGHNANASDDIENGTTDGKAVVAHTLSSTAKNALLNDMIWVEGGSFLMGSDAPTARNRENTVHTVSLDGFYIGKTEVQALLWEEIMGWNTAYFTCATCPMNNISWFNVQIFIERLNKATGMEFRLPTEAEWEYAARGGQKSKGFIYSGSNDIADVAWYQANSKNRSQPVALKQPNELGLYDMTGNLWEFCQDDMDRNTYSKKPRTNPLFVRSTDPKQKTMKVIRGSGYEFDPDESEVYRRDGATNNVRMPDIGFRLALSKK; from the coding sequence TTGAAGAAATTTTTAAGTAAGGTTAATCTTAAACTAACATGTTTTACTATATTTTTTATAGTCTTAGGTCACAATGCAAATGCCAGTGACGACATAGAAAATGGTACAACAGATGGTAAAGCAGTAGTTGCACATACTCTTTCTAGCACAGCTAAAAACGCTCTATTAAACGATATGATTTGGGTTGAAGGTGGAAGTTTTTTAATGGGCTCTGACGCACCTACGGCAAGAAACAGAGAAAATACCGTACATACAGTTAGCCTTGATGGCTTTTACATTGGCAAAACTGAAGTTCAAGCTTTACTGTGGGAAGAGATTATGGGATGGAATACAGCTTACTTTACCTGTGCTACCTGCCCTATGAATAACATTAGTTGGTTTAATGTGCAGATTTTCATTGAACGTTTGAACAAAGCAACAGGAATGGAGTTTCGTTTACCTACAGAAGCGGAATGGGAATATGCCGCAAGAGGTGGGCAGAAGTCGAAAGGCTTTATTTACAGTGGTTCAAACGATATCGCCGATGTTGCCTGGTATCAAGCGAACTCAAAAAATAGAAGCCAACCGGTCGCTTTAAAGCAACCAAATGAGTTAGGTTTATACGATATGACGGGGAACTTATGGGAGTTTTGCCAAGACGATATGGATCGAAATACCTACAGTAAAAAGCCAAGGACCAACCCACTTTTCGTGCGTTCAACAGATCCTAAACAAAAAACCATGAAGGTTATTCGTGGCTCTGGCTATGAGTTTGACCCTGATGAATCAGAAGTATATCGTCGTGATGGCGCTACCAACAACGTTCGCATGCCCGACATTGGCTTTCGTTTAGCTTTGAGTAAGAAATAA
- a CDS encoding AAA family ATPase, whose product MSKSFEALQQLKAQIQTSVIGQSHVIESLLLALLTNGNVLLEGLPGTAKTRSIKSLASTLSVDLGRVQFTPDLLPSDVTGTEVYQEVDGKPVLTFQQGPIFNNLLLADEINRSPAKVQAALLEAMEERQITVAGKTYKLPDLFMVLATQNPVEQEGTYPLPEAQMDRFIMKINLEYPDDDAEAQIIKLVRSEEMTNTMQIEKIDPQHIFNAREEIHAVQMSDTIVDYLVAIVMATRKPERYPDSPLQHWISVGSSPRASIALDKCARAQAWLNGKDFVDPDDVRSIVHAVLRHRLMLSYDALADGITADQAIDEILRQVATA is encoded by the coding sequence ATGAGCAAAAGCTTTGAAGCCCTACAACAATTAAAAGCTCAAATTCAAACCTCGGTTATTGGACAATCCCACGTTATTGAGTCATTACTGCTTGCCTTATTAACTAACGGTAATGTGCTATTGGAAGGGTTACCAGGCACAGCAAAAACCCGTTCGATTAAAAGCCTTGCCAGTACCTTAAGTGTTGACTTGGGTAGGGTACAATTCACCCCTGATCTATTACCTTCAGATGTTACAGGCACAGAGGTTTATCAAGAAGTTGATGGCAAACCCGTGCTTACCTTTCAACAAGGGCCGATATTTAATAATTTGTTGTTGGCTGATGAGATCAATCGCTCACCGGCTAAAGTTCAAGCGGCATTGCTAGAAGCAATGGAAGAAAGGCAAATAACAGTTGCCGGCAAAACCTATAAACTGCCTGATTTGTTTATGGTCTTAGCGACGCAAAATCCAGTGGAGCAAGAAGGTACCTACCCTCTGCCAGAGGCTCAGATGGACAGGTTTATTATGAAAATAAACCTCGAATATCCAGATGATGATGCCGAAGCGCAAATCATAAAACTGGTACGCTCTGAAGAAATGACAAACACCATGCAGATTGAGAAAATTGATCCTCAACATATTTTTAATGCGCGCGAAGAAATTCATGCGGTGCAAATGAGTGACACCATTGTTGACTATTTAGTGGCTATAGTCATGGCAACCAGAAAACCTGAACGTTACCCTGACTCGCCATTGCAACATTGGATCAGTGTTGGCTCTAGCCCTAGAGCTAGTATTGCCCTGGATAAATGCGCAAGAGCCCAAGCCTGGTTAAACGGTAAGGACTTTGTTGATCCTGATGATGTTCGGTCTATCGTCCATGCGGTCCTCCGCCACAGGTTAATGCTCAGTTACGATGCGTTAGCTGATGGCATTACGGCCGATCAGGCAATTGATGAAATTTTACGGCAAGTGGCAACCGCGTAA
- a CDS encoding multiheme c-type cytochrome — MRSTYQLLTLIIINLVLLILSCKVIAAEYVGTEQCTDCHNEQAKAWQGSHHDMAMRHAKPDSVLGDFNNVSLEFRGKTNRFYMKQDQYWVNIEGPDGKFHDYQIKYTFAYEPLQQYMVEFSDGRVQLIPFAWDSRTKDNGGQRWFDLYPQFTQNHQEYFWTNNGQNWNYMCADCHSTDVKKNFDVKTNTYKTSFKEINVGCEACHGPASEHLTWTDSADKKVKFSGFKRNITKSVSNWVLEQGKTTLTPEKIEHSEQTLVCAQCHSRHVQISDKDHVKSKEFGDRYLLSLLEPNLYYPDGQIYDEDFVYGSFLQSKMSKNGVVCSNCHDPHSAKLTIAKESVCLQCHLPKTYASEQHHHHKDDSAGAQCVSCHMPETTYMQVDDRADHAWHIPRPDIAEALGTPDTCLSCHTDKTSQWSKGNTEKWYPDSTITSERHFAPVFAGADRNMASMATPLSQIAQNTHYSDIVRASALARMQPFADTNTLIAIARGAKSPDSTIRVGAIRGAIGIRGAERWRVVAPLLADKVLSVRTEAALALIPLWSELSAANKEHLTPALNEYIDVQNFNSDRGYAHTNKGNVYTHQALYNKAESAYKEGIRIEPIFANAYINLADLFRRQNQDGKAISVLEQGMRAIPDNGNFAYSIGLAHIRKKQTPQAIERFKQAIEIEPENENFHYVYGLSVESTSKAKAQQALQKAYEIGGNPQYLYGLCDMLIRHKAFQAKHCLSELATVAPKNVVDQLQQKLDNNK; from the coding sequence ATGAGATCAACTTATCAGCTTTTAACATTAATTATAATAAATTTAGTATTACTAATATTAAGCTGCAAAGTTATTGCCGCAGAATACGTGGGCACAGAGCAATGTACTGATTGCCACAATGAACAAGCTAAAGCATGGCAAGGATCTCACCATGATATGGCTATGCGCCATGCCAAGCCAGACTCAGTACTAGGCGACTTTAATAATGTTAGTCTTGAATTTAGAGGAAAAACCAATCGCTTTTACATGAAGCAAGACCAGTACTGGGTAAATATAGAAGGCCCTGATGGAAAGTTTCATGATTACCAAATTAAATACACCTTCGCCTATGAACCCCTGCAGCAATACATGGTGGAATTTAGCGATGGTCGAGTACAGCTGATCCCTTTTGCCTGGGATTCCCGTACGAAGGATAATGGTGGTCAGCGCTGGTTTGATTTATACCCACAATTTACTCAGAATCATCAAGAATATTTTTGGACCAACAATGGCCAAAACTGGAATTACATGTGTGCTGATTGTCATTCTACCGATGTTAAAAAGAATTTCGATGTAAAAACCAATACTTACAAAACCAGTTTTAAAGAAATAAACGTGGGCTGTGAGGCGTGTCATGGTCCCGCGAGTGAGCATTTAACCTGGACCGACAGTGCAGACAAAAAGGTAAAATTTTCTGGCTTTAAGCGCAACATAACAAAATCAGTAAGTAACTGGGTATTAGAACAAGGCAAAACCACATTAACTCCAGAGAAAATAGAACATAGTGAGCAAACCCTAGTTTGTGCGCAATGTCATTCTCGGCATGTACAAATAAGTGATAAAGATCATGTCAAAAGCAAAGAATTTGGTGACAGGTACCTTTTAAGCCTATTAGAGCCAAACTTGTATTACCCGGATGGCCAAATTTATGATGAAGATTTTGTTTATGGCTCATTCTTACAAAGCAAAATGAGTAAGAATGGTGTGGTGTGCAGTAATTGCCATGATCCTCATAGCGCAAAGTTAACCATAGCTAAAGAATCCGTGTGTCTGCAATGTCACTTACCAAAAACCTATGCCTCCGAGCAACATCACCACCACAAAGACGACTCGGCCGGTGCACAATGTGTAAGTTGTCATATGCCTGAGACGACCTACATGCAAGTGGACGATAGAGCTGACCATGCATGGCACATACCTCGCCCTGATATAGCGGAAGCACTTGGTACGCCTGATACATGTTTAAGTTGTCATACTGATAAAACTAGCCAATGGAGTAAAGGCAACACTGAAAAATGGTACCCCGATTCTACAATAACCAGTGAACGTCATTTTGCTCCAGTATTTGCCGGTGCAGATAGAAATATGGCCAGTATGGCGACTCCCCTTTCACAAATTGCTCAAAACACTCATTACTCAGACATAGTAAGAGCTTCTGCGTTAGCACGGATGCAACCCTTTGCTGATACAAATACTTTGATTGCCATTGCACGAGGTGCAAAAAGCCCTGATAGTACTATACGTGTAGGTGCAATTAGAGGCGCAATAGGCATACGAGGCGCAGAACGTTGGAGAGTTGTTGCTCCTTTATTGGCAGATAAAGTGCTAAGCGTTCGTACCGAAGCGGCTCTGGCATTGATCCCTTTATGGAGTGAACTTTCTGCCGCTAATAAAGAACACTTAACTCCTGCATTAAACGAATATATTGATGTCCAAAACTTTAATAGTGATAGAGGTTATGCCCATACTAATAAGGGCAATGTTTATACCCATCAAGCACTATATAATAAAGCCGAATCGGCTTACAAAGAAGGCATACGAATAGAACCTATTTTTGCTAATGCCTATATAAATTTAGCCGATTTATTTCGACGCCAAAATCAGGACGGTAAAGCTATTTCCGTTTTAGAACAAGGTATGCGAGCAATACCAGATAATGGCAATTTTGCTTATAGTATTGGTCTGGCTCATATTCGTAAAAAACAGACACCTCAAGCAATTGAACGCTTTAAACAAGCTATTGAAATAGAACCAGAAAATGAGAATTTTCATTATGTTTATGGTTTAAGTGTTGAATCAACGTCAAAAGCCAAAGCGCAACAAGCATTGCAGAAAGCTTATGAGATAGGCGGCAACCCACAATACCTCTATGGTCTGTGTGACATGCTGATCAGACACAAGGCTTTTCAAGCTAAACATTGCTTAAGTGAGTTAGCAACTGTAGCGCCAAAAAACGTGGTTGATCAGTTGCAACAAAAACTTGATAACAATAAGTAG